CGAGGTCGCCGCGCGGCTCGGCCACGACTGGAAGTTCGCCGACTCCGAAGCCGTCTGGAACGAGCTGCGTGACCTGTCGCCGGACCACTTCGGCATGACGTACGACCGCCTGGAGGAGCACCAGGGCCTTCAGTGGCCGTGCCCGGACCTGGAGGTCCTGCCGTCGAGCTTCCTGCACGGGAGGCTGTGGGAGCAGGATCCGGCGCTGCGCGGCCGTGCGGCGCCCTTCGGGCTCGTCGCACACGACCCGCCGGTGGACCTGACGGACGAGTCGTTCCCGATCCGCCTGACGACGGGCCGGCGCCTCGACTCGTACAACACCGGTGTGCAGAGCGGGAGTTTCGCCTCTCCGCTGCGCCGCGGCGAGTACGTCGAGCTGTGCCCGGAGGACGCGGAGCGGTACGGCGTCGTGGTGGGCGAGGAGGTGCGGGTGTCGTCGCGGCGCGGCGTGGTGGTGGCACCCGTGTGGGTCGACCCGGCGCTGCGGCCCGGGCTCGCGTTCATGACCATGCACTTTCCCGACGAGGTGGACACCAACCAGCTCACGATCGAGGCGAACTGCCCGATCGCGGGGACGGCGGAGTTCAAGGCGTCGGCGATCCGTATCGAGAAGCTGCCCGTCGCGGCCGTGAGGAGCTGAGGCAGGACATGGATCTGCACTTCGGTGACAGCAAGCCCACCGACGAGGAGCGCGAGGCGGTGGACGCGCTGCTCGGGCCGCCCGGGTCGGCGTGGGAAGCCCCTTTCGGCGACTCGACGGTCCGTTCGGAGGCGGATCTACGCTGGGCGCGCGGCGGCCGTGCGGCGCGGGAGCGGCGGGACCTGCTGTTGCCGGGGCTGCACGCGGTCAACGACCGGGTCGGCTGGATCAGCGACGGAGCCCTCGACTATCTGTGCCGGCGGCTGACGGTGCCGCCTGCGGAGGCGTACGGGGTGGCGACGTTCTACTCGATGTTCTCCGTGAAGCCGCGCCCGGCGACCGTGCTGCACGTGTGCACGGACGTGGTGTGCGCGGCGGCCGGCTCCGCCGAGCTCTGCGCGGCGGTGGAGGGGCGGCTGGGGCTCGGCAGTGGGGTTTCGGTCGAGCGGAGTCCCTGTCTGGGGCTGTGCGAGCGGGCTCCGGCCGCGCTGGTGGTGCGGGCGGGTTCGGGGGCGGGCGCGGGTGCGGACGCGCCTCATGAACCCGGTGCCGAGAAGCCGTACGCGACAGCCGTCATAGCCCCCGCCACCCCCGAGGCCACCGTCCTCGCCGCCTCCGCTCCCGAGGCCGCCGAGCCCGAACCGCCGGCCTCGCTCGCCGTCCCGCAGGCCGGGCAGCCCGGGCTCACCCTGCTGCGCCGCATCGGCGTCGTGGACCCGGCCTCGCTCGACGACTACCGGTCCCACGGCGGATATGCCGCCCTGCGCCGGGCGTTCACGCTCGGGCCCGCGGGGGTGATCCGGGAGGTGACCGACGCGGGGCTCGTCGGGCGCGGCGGGGCGGCCTTCCCCACCGGGGTGAAGTGGAAGGCCACCGCCTCGCAGCCGGACCGTCCGCACTACCTGGTGTGCAACGCCGACGAGTCCGAGCCCGGCACCTTCAAGGACCGGGTCCTGATGGAAGGGGACCCGTACTCCCTCATCGAGGCCATGACGATCGCCGGGTACGCGGTCGGCGCCCACAAGGGATACCTGTATCTGCGCGGTGAGTACCCGCGCGCGCTGAGGCTGTTGAGCAACGCGATCGGGCAGGCGCGTGCCCGCGGGCTCCTCGGGGACGACGTGCTCGGTCAGGGCTACGCCTTCGACATCGAGATCCGGCGGGGCGCGGGCGCGTACATCTGCGGCGAGGAGACCGCGCTCTTCAACTCCATCGAGGGCTACCGCGGCGAGCCGCGCTCCAAGCCGCCCTTCCCCGTGGAGAAGGGCCTGTTCGGGAAGCCGACGGCCGAGAACAACGTCGAGACGCTCGTGAACGTGCTGCCGATCCTGACGATGGGCGCCGAGGCGTACGCGGCGATCGGCACGGAGAAGTCGACCGGGCCGAAGCTGTTCTGCGTGTCCGGGAGCGTCGAGCGGCCGGGGATCTACGAGCTGCCGTTCGGCGCGACGCTCGGCGAACTGCTCGACCTCGCGGGGAAGCCGGGGAACCTGCGGGCCGTGCTGCTCGGCGGCGCCGCGGGCGGCTTCGTGCGTGCCGACGAGATGGACATCCCGCTCACGTTCGAGGGGACGCGCGCGGCCGGCACGACGCTCGGCTCGGGCGTCGTCCTCGCCGTCGACGACACCGTTCCGCTGCCGCGCATCCTGCTGCGGATCGCCGAGTTCTTCCGCGACGAGTCGTGCGGACAGTGCGTGCCGTGCCGGGTGGGCACGGTCCGGCAGGAGGAGGCGCTGCACCGGATCGCCGAGCGGACGGGTGCGGCGGCCGCAGGTGACATCGCGCTGCTCAGGGAGGTGGGGCGGGCCATGCGGGACGCCTCGATCTGCGGTCTGGGGCAGACCGCGTGGAACGCCGTGGAATCCGCCATCGACCGCCTGGGGGCGTACGAATGACCGCCATACCGCTGGGAGTGCCGCGCCGCCTCGTCGAGTTCACGCTGGACGGGCAGGAGGCGCGGGTGCCCGAGGGGTCGACGATCCTGGACGCCTGCCGGGCCGCGGGCAAGGACATCCCGACGCTGTGCGAGGGCGACACCCTCACCCCGAAGAACGCGTGCCGGGTGTGCGTCGTCGAGGTCGAGGGCGCCCGCACCCTCGCCCCGGCGTGCTCGCGCAAGGCCGAGGCGGGGATGGAGGTCCGCACCGACACGGAGCGGGCCCGGCACAGCCGCAAGGTCGTCCTCGAACTGCTCGCCTCGTCCGTGAACCTGTCGACGACACCGCGCGCCGCCGAGTGGATCAAGGAGTACGAGGCGAAGCCCGACCGGTTCGGCCCGGACGCGGCACGCGTGGACGAGGAGCCGCGCGTCGACAACGACCTGTACGTCCGGGACTACGACAAGTGCATCCTCTGCTACAAGTGCGTCGACGCGTGCGGTGACCAGTGGCAGAACACGTTCGCGATCTCGGTCGTCGGGCGCGGCTTCGACGCCAGGATCGCGGTGGAGCACGACGCGCCGCTGACGGACTCGGCGTGCGTGTACTGCGGCAACTGCATCGAGGTGTGCCCGACGGGCGCGCTGTCCTTCAAGTCGGAGTTCGACATGCGGGCGGCGGGCACCTGGAACGAGGCGGAGCAGACGGAGACGACGACCGTGTGCGCGTACTGCGGAGTGGGCTGCAACCTCACTCTCCATGTGCAGGACAATGAGATCGTCAAGGTCACCTCGCCGCACGACAACCCGGTGACCCACGGCAACCTCTGCATCAAGGGCCGCTTCGGCTATCAGCACGTACAGAACCGGGACTGATCGACACATGGGACGAGTCACGGAACGACGCAAGGTGCTCCGCATCCGGGACGAGCAGGTCTCCAGCAGGCCGGACACGCTCGTCGCCGAGGAGCCCCTGGAGATCCGGCTCAACGGCAAGCCCCTCGCCATCACGATGCGCACCCCGGGCGACGACTTCGCGCTCGCGGCGGGGTTCCTGGTCAGCGAGGGAGTCCTCGGCGCGACGGAGGAACTCCAGAGCATCGTGTACTGCACGGGGGCCCTGGAGGACGGGTCGAACACCTACAACGTCGTCGACGTGCGCACCGCCCCCGGTGTGGTGCTGCCCGACATCACGCTCGAACGTAATGTGTACACGACATCGTCGTGCGGCCTGTGCGGGAAGGCGAGCCTGGACGCGGTCCGTACGACGACCCGGTTCGCCATCGACGACACTCCCCCGGTCCGGATCGAGCCCTCGCTCCTG
The DNA window shown above is from Streptomyces sp. NBC_01445 and carries:
- a CDS encoding NAD(P)H-dependent oxidoreductase subunit E, which encodes MDLHFGDSKPTDEEREAVDALLGPPGSAWEAPFGDSTVRSEADLRWARGGRAARERRDLLLPGLHAVNDRVGWISDGALDYLCRRLTVPPAEAYGVATFYSMFSVKPRPATVLHVCTDVVCAAAGSAELCAAVEGRLGLGSGVSVERSPCLGLCERAPAALVVRAGSGAGAGADAPHEPGAEKPYATAVIAPATPEATVLAASAPEAAEPEPPASLAVPQAGQPGLTLLRRIGVVDPASLDDYRSHGGYAALRRAFTLGPAGVIREVTDAGLVGRGGAAFPTGVKWKATASQPDRPHYLVCNADESEPGTFKDRVLMEGDPYSLIEAMTIAGYAVGAHKGYLYLRGEYPRALRLLSNAIGQARARGLLGDDVLGQGYAFDIEIRRGAGAYICGEETALFNSIEGYRGEPRSKPPFPVEKGLFGKPTAENNVETLVNVLPILTMGAEAYAAIGTEKSTGPKLFCVSGSVERPGIYELPFGATLGELLDLAGKPGNLRAVLLGGAAGGFVRADEMDIPLTFEGTRAAGTTLGSGVVLAVDDTVPLPRILLRIAEFFRDESCGQCVPCRVGTVRQEEALHRIAERTGAAAAGDIALLREVGRAMRDASICGLGQTAWNAVESAIDRLGAYE
- a CDS encoding 2Fe-2S iron-sulfur cluster-binding protein, with the protein product MTAIPLGVPRRLVEFTLDGQEARVPEGSTILDACRAAGKDIPTLCEGDTLTPKNACRVCVVEVEGARTLAPACSRKAEAGMEVRTDTERARHSRKVVLELLASSVNLSTTPRAAEWIKEYEAKPDRFGPDAARVDEEPRVDNDLYVRDYDKCILCYKCVDACGDQWQNTFAISVVGRGFDARIAVEHDAPLTDSACVYCGNCIEVCPTGALSFKSEFDMRAAGTWNEAEQTETTTVCAYCGVGCNLTLHVQDNEIVKVTSPHDNPVTHGNLCIKGRFGYQHVQNRD
- the fdhD gene encoding formate dehydrogenase accessory sulfurtransferase FdhD — its product is MGRVTERRKVLRIRDEQVSSRPDTLVAEEPLEIRLNGKPLAITMRTPGDDFALAAGFLVSEGVLGATEELQSIVYCTGALEDGSNTYNVVDVRTAPGVVLPDITLERNVYTTSSCGLCGKASLDAVRTTTRFAIDDTPPVRIEPSLLASLPDRLREAQRVFDRTGGLHAAALFSEAGELLDIREDVGRHNAVDKLVGRALQNGGLPLSRAILLVSGRASFELAQKAVMAGIPVLAAVSAPSSLAVDLAAESGLTLVGFLRGPNMNVYAGEHRIDLRAAASQG